The following are encoded together in the Juglans microcarpa x Juglans regia isolate MS1-56 chromosome 2D, Jm3101_v1.0, whole genome shotgun sequence genome:
- the LOC121249319 gene encoding zinc finger CCCH domain-containing protein 40-like, translating to MVERKLFKTKLCVLYQKGRCMRQSCSFAHGDSELRGFSGSYTAQREYHGSDLRNKLDRRHSPPRRYSPVRDARGRQTLREYSSSISIERTRKRMKKQHFKGKGDFSGSLRISERTEDRVKEGKIASTDSRDDLKDQLKKMQSDINMLEHHKIQLGVYLEEGVQEADSLTSRIQELKAQLYKEKEECKRITSRMKKFVKVHNRHSRIQDELKRSQVRLQKLGDQLGSDITRNGANEEDSINIVSDGETNGFPVTNPHNDLQNDASPGKKRLCVNWDPSEGAKQALSWRKRNVEYFGGVLGVGQNGESRVFGEPADSTRVGHLDDTIRFKKLSRWNLQPVQSNESNEVEALHNGTDSAKSLAKEGKNKRGKTVLTSILNADKMKALDSVLVPSTSMAAHVEDEEVEIELDRLEVNEPAATGIGKGPANEIMGVLPFQLPPPPPIRRNGYLLVCHLIIANFLRHYIILISYLDFTPFSTFCFFN from the exons ATGGTCGAGAGGAAACTATTCAAGACGAAGCTGTGCGTTTTGTACCAGAAGGGCCGCTGCATGCGCCAGAGTTGCTCGTTTGCGCACGGCGACTCGGAGCTCCGGGGATTCTCTGGTTCCTAtactg CTCAACGAGAATATCATGGCAGTGACTTAAGGAATAAGCTTGACAGGAGGCACTCTCCACCACGAAGGTATTCTCCAGTGAGAGATGCAAGAGGCCGACAAACACTTCGTG AGTATAGCTCTTCCATATCAATTGAACGGACGAG AAAACGTATGAAAAAACAACACTTCAAAGGCAAAGGTGATTTTTCTGGAAGTTTGAGAATCTCTGAGCGAACTGAAGATAGAgttaaagaaggaaaaattgCATCCACTGATTCCAGGGATGATCTCAAGGATCAG TTAAAGAAAATGCAGTCGGATATTAACATGCTTGAACATCACAAAATTCAGCTAGGG GTCTATCTAGAAGAGGGGGTCCAGGAAGCAGATAGTCTTACTTCTAGAATTCAGGAGCTTAAGGCTCAATTATACAAAGAGAAAGAGGAATGTAAAAG GATCACCTCAAGAATGAAGAAGTTTGTGAAGGTACATAATCGTCATTCACGGATACAAGATGAACTGAAGAG gTCACAAGTGCGACTTCAAAAGCTGGGAGATCAGCTTGGGTCAGATATTACTAGAAATGGTGCCAACGAAGAGGATTCCATAAATATCGTGAGTGATGGAGAAACTAATGGTTTTCCTGTAACCAATCCACACAATGATTTGCAGAATGATGCTTCTCCTGGCAAGAAAAGGCTGTGTGTTAATTGGGATCCTTCTGAAGGAGCAAAACAAg CACTTTCTTGGCGTAAAAGAAATGTGGAGTATTTTGGAGGTGTTCTTGGCGTTGGTCAAAATGGTGAA TCACGTGTCTTCGGTGAACCAGCTGATTCAACAAGAGTAGGACATCTGGACGACACAATCAGATTCAAGAAGCTTTCTAGGTGGAATCTGCAACCTGTCCAGTCAAATGAAAGTAATGAAGTTGAGGCATTGCATAATGGAACTGACAGTGCTAAGAGCCTAGCAAAGGAAGGCAAGAATAAGCGAGGAAAGACTGTTCTTACAAGCATCCTCAATGCAGATAAG ATGAAGGCTTTGGATTCAGTGCTTGTACCATCGACCAGCATGGCTGCTCATGTAGAAGACGAAGAGGTTGAGATTGAATTGGACAGACTTGAGGTAAATGAACCTGCAGCTACAGGAATTGGGAAAGGACCTGCAAATGAGATCATGGGTGTGCTGCCATTTCAACTTCCCCCACCACCTCCAATCCGTCGGAATGGTTATTTGCTGGTTTGTCATTTGATCATTGCAAACTTTCTCAGGCATTATATTATCTTAATTTCATATTTAGACTTTACTCCTTTTTccactttttgtttctttaattga